From one Humulus lupulus chromosome 8, drHumLupu1.1, whole genome shotgun sequence genomic stretch:
- the LOC133795313 gene encoding uncharacterized protein LOC133795313, translated as MTIISDRHKSIENAIDDVYPKVFHGACIFHLLNNIKVNFGVHGEDLNLNFVKAAKAYMVQSFEHYMHEIDKIDTRIRPYLQKIGYSTWSRCHAPTRRYTMMTSNIAESINAALKAARTLPITTMMEGLRSLVQKWVWKNGNEANGTFTQVTTDTETVLRENFIRAIKFQVFPVNTILYQVVVEQKGNFLVNLMEKTCECKRFQQDEIPCAHAIAVFAKTRLKTYDYVADYYKTTTMKATYDSIVHPLPNESEWTLPETLNIIVLPPKSRKPPGRPRRKRIRSRGEPKVQIKCGRCAQQGHNRKTCRNEPIPKLRNTT; from the exons ATGACAATCATTTcagacaggcataaaagcatagAAAATGCTATAGACGATGTATACCcaaaagttttccatggagcatGCATATTCCACCTGTTAAACAACATCAAAGTCAATTTTGGTGTCCATGGGGAGGACCTAAACCTAAACTTTGTCAAAGCAGCAAAGGCATACATGGTACAATCATTTGAGCACTACATGCATGAAATAGACAAGATTGACACACGCATAAGACCGTATTTACAAAAAATTGGATATTCAACTTGGTCTAGATGCCATGCTCCAACAAGAAGATATACAATGATGACATCAAATATAGCTGAATCAATAAATGCTGCATTGAAAGCTGCAAGAACGCTGCCAATCACTACAATGATGGAGGGCCTTCGAAGTTTAGTTCAAAAATGGGTATGGAAAAATGGTAACGAAGCAAACGGAACATTCACACAAGTAACAACAGATACTGAAACTGTGCTTAGAGAAAACTTTATTCGTGCCATTAAATTTCAG GTCTTCCCAGTAAACACTATACTGTACCAAGTTGTGGTTGAACAGAAAGGAAATTTTTTGGTCAACCTAATGGAGAAAACATGTGAATGCAAAAGATTCCAACAAGACGAAATACCGTGTGCACATGCAATAGCAGTATTCGCCAAAACACGGCTGAAAACATATGATTATGTTGCTGATTACTACAAAACTACAACTATGAAAGCAACATATGACTCAATTGTTCATCCATTGCCAAATGAAAGCGAATGGACACTGCCAGAGACTTTAAACATAATTGTCCTACCACCAAAATCAAGAAAACCACCAGGCCGCCCTAGAAGAAAAAGAATCAGATCTAGAGGAGAACCAAAGGTGCAAATAAAATGTGGAAGATGCGCGCAGCAAGGGCATAATAGAAAAACATGCAGGAATGAACCAATCCCAAAGCTGCGGAACACAACATAG